A segment of the Panicum hallii strain FIL2 chromosome 1, PHallii_v3.1, whole genome shotgun sequence genome:
AAATATCAAACCGGGGAAGCTGCCAGTCTGAAACCGCTGATGAATAACAGTACAAGACAATTTGGAAAGTCGTTTTAATGGATTTTGTAACATCTAAGCCCCAGCTTACAGATTGTAGAGTATTAGAAAAATCAAACACCAGCAGGAAGCAAGTACACTGGACTCATATGGCAAGCATGTGCAGAGGCATCCAGCCCCTACCTGAAATAGTGAAATAGTAAGGCCAGAGGTGTCTTTGCACGGTAATATTTTGAAGTTGAGGGAATAATATAAACTTATAAAGAGCTCGGTATGTGAACCTATTGGTATGTACATCGCCTTCAACAAAGAAGGATATCACCTAGATCATACAAAAAGGCCCTTTTGCCTCGAAAAATTGTTTCATGGTTTAAAACAGGGAAGCGAATATCAGTTTTCATGTCAATGACAACTATGTCTACAATTGCAAGAAAAATGCGTTCTACAAAATTTGCAATGGCAGGGGGGCATGGCTAAGAGGTTGCTATTTTAACAAACTGGACGAGAAACCTTCAATATGGCAGGTAGCTACCTAGAATTTTCTATGTACACAGCATTACTAAAACTAAAAAAACACTGAAATTCCGCGTGGGGAATTGGAAAGTTTAGTTTTGCAGTTATTTACAGCCCCAGTTTTATACAGAAGATTCAACCAAATGCCAAATTTGGAATTAATCAAGTTGAGGTTTGTTTCCGACAAGGAAAAAGATGAACAGTAAAAGAATGTGAAGCTGACAGTGCATATGATGCTACAAAATTAAACACCAAGGCACATGCTTCCATGTTTTGCCAGCATACTAAACTGTAATCTGCATATGGAGAGTGAACAGTTTTTGAGACCCATTATTTTCCTTTATCAGCTCTGAATGGATGAATCTAACAAATTTGCAGTGCAGAACATGATTACTTGCAAAAATAAAGCACTAGTGAAGACACAATGTAGTAGAAAGATAATTAGTTAAACAGATACTTTCACAGTTGTCTACCTGATCTTTCCAAGTGTTTATCATAAGTACGAGACATCAAAAGTCTGACATTTTACCTCATACATTCTGCTAGTTTGTAAAAACATAGAAGAAGAAAAGCAGTTGTTTGTTTGGCAAGAACATTCTTATTTGAAGCAGCTAACTATCAGATTTGTATGATTACAGCTATATTGGCAGGTAACCAATAGGAATCTCAACATACCCTTCAAAACTCTAGATCTATGGTTTCTTTAGCAGTAACAACACCATACATAGCATTCAAAGGGGGAAGGCTGCATCGTTGTATCAATCAATAGGAAGGGCATATTGTATCTACTACCTTGATGTTAACCTTGCTCTTGACCTGACTCTCCAGCGCGTCAGTCATGGACTAAAGACATAGAAGAGAAGGATCAAGACAACTGAGCACCAACTGACAAAACGACCTAGTAATTTCAAGGTTTCTGATTGCCAAACCTTGTCAAACTGCACAAGGACTTGAATGGCGAGCTCGGGGCTGACGGCCCCGCTGGATACGAGCTCGTCAAGCGTCTCGGTGAGGCAGGTGCCGATGGTGGACCTCCGGTACAGCTCGAAGGTGGCCATCCCCTGCAACGCCTCAACAGCGTCAGAACACGCCGCGGAGAATTGTATATATTGTTTCAGATTCAGGCTATCAGATTGATGAATGGTCGTGATGGTCTGATTAGGATGATTATGGGTGGCACATCCGGGAAGAGACATATCAGCTCCTGATCGAACTCTAGCACGCATTTCACGGCACAGGTCAAACAAATAACCGAAATCCCTGCAGGAACCGCGTGACGCCAGAAGCAAACCCTAACTAAAACTCGATGGCGCTCACTGGCGGCGCGCGGATCGGAGGCTGGAGCCGGGTCGGGCCGTCGCGCCCAGAGAAGGCCGCATAGAAACTCTGGAATAGAACCGTGAGAGGCTCTTACCAGGGAGGATCGGGACGGGGACGGATCGGACGAAAAGGAAGTGCCCCCTTGGGATCTGCTGGAACAGCGGCGTCGACGAGGAGCGTGGAACCTCGGGGAGGGATCGCGCCGGCGAGAGGAGGGGACGGGGGAGAGGGAGCACAGGAGGAGGAATTCGAAATCTGGGTTCTTATATACGGAGAGACGGAGAAGGGCAGAGGGGAATTTAGGATGCTTATATAGGCTTCCGAGTCGCGTCGGGGACTCGGTTCAGGGAGAAGAATCACGGTATGTTTGTGTTTAGGGTTGGTGGAACTCGCCGTGTATCATCATCCATATTCGCTGAAgataataatattttaaaataaaattaaatattttagaataaaataaaaGGTGGGAGATAGcaatgttccaaaatatttttatcttatttttagaatattttattttaaaatattattatcTCCAGCGGGTATATATGCGATGATACAACGGCTGGTCGCACTTACGATGAATAGAGATTCCCGAAGAATCCCCTCTATGGTTCTCCTCCATCCTGCCGCGGTGGTGGAGCCAATTCGTGGTTTTACCTCTCCGTCCTCTCTACTGCTCTGCGGCTATCATCTAACGAGGAGGACAGCAGACATCTTCTTAACATTTTTCTTAGAAGCATCTGAACTTTTTTGTAATATTGTGCATAGGTCTTTACCTTGCTACGAATGAAACAAATTTTGTCTCTGATTGTCAGTTCTCATCATATAAATTTTTTATAAAGATATGTAATGATAAAGGTATACATTTTCCTTAAATAAAAGTGCAAAACATTAACAATTGAAAAGGAGTGAAACAAATTCCTCTATGAACATCAATAATCACTGTACAAAATATTTGTAATGATATGTAGCCATGGAGGTATATATTTTTTCTTAAACAGAAGTACAAATTATATTAACACACAAAGGATCTTCATACCCGACAATTCAGGTGCTAGGGTGGCTAGCACCCAATTGTTCGCGGTCGGATCGAAGAAATGGATCGAAGGAATGCAGAGAAAATTTTCGTTAATGGTGCTACGACACGCTCAACCCAATGGCGCCTCCCTAGATCCGCCAATGGCGCTACGACACGCTCAACCCAGACGCCCCCGGCGGCATTATCTTTTCTTGTAATTCATTAAACAGGGTGAAGGTTCCACCTGTGATTCACTGATCATCATGGTCCTGTTAGTTAATATGAATCAATTGTGGCATGCATTGCAAGACCATAGGGCAGGTTACAACATACAAGATCAACTTTAGTTTGTTTCATATAATTTCTTTTGCTAGTGTCTATCCTCCTCTGTTGCAGTCTCGGTCTTTCACTGTTTATTTGCCATCTACATTAATATGACACTTGGGTAATATAGTGTGGGTATCATTTTCGCTCCGCATTCTGTGATTTATTGTCTAGCTCCATGTGCTACTTGATAGCTAATGTGTTCTTGTTAGGAGCTAATTAGGGAATTCACGGTAGAATAGGTGTTGGACACAGGAACTAGCATAGTACTGACCTGACATGTAATAAGAAAGGGGTTTCTATAGTAAGTTTCTCACATTTGTTCAGGTGGGGTTAATACCCCTCCTTGCCCACCCTCGTTATTATATAATCAGTGGTGTTGGTTATGTAGGTTTTAGTAATGCTTTTAGGTTGATGATCAGCTCCAAATGCGAAGTGCTTCAGTTGAATTACTGTCATCCTAGTAGGAAGCCGTGCTGCCAATTGAACTCAT
Coding sequences within it:
- the LOC112879089 gene encoding transcription initiation factor IIA subunit 2-like, which encodes MATFELYRRSTIGTCLTETLDELVSSGAVSPELAIQVLVQFDKSMTDALESQVKSKVNIKGHLHTYRFCDNVWTFILTDATFKSEEISETLSKVKIVACDSKLLQPHQP